In bacterium, a genomic segment contains:
- a CDS encoding ATP-dependent Clp protease ATP-binding subunit — MFDKFTERARKVVILAREEAGRLNHDYIGTEHLLLGLIREGQGVGAVILQNLGADLENIIFMIEEMVKTGGGILTLGEIPFSSRAKKVLELAIEEARSFNHTYVGTEHILLGLIREEESIAAKVLGKLGITFQKVREEILKLLNGGPASNVKQKVKSKTPVIDEFCRDLTMLSREKKLDPVIGRKNEIDRVIQILSRRMKNNPILIGEAGVGKTAIVEGLAQRIVEKNVPEILLNKRVLTLDLPGIVAGTKYRGQFEERMKSIINEIRHAKNIIVFIDEIHSLIGAGAAEGAIDASNMLKPSLARGELQCIGATTLDEYRKYIEKDGALERRFQSVLIEPTNIAETIEILKGLRERYETHHHVKISNEAIIAAAELSDKYVSDRFLPDKAIDLIDEASARVKLQKINLPPDLKDFEKEIKYIQKEKDNAIKAQEFEKAAMLRDKEWRQRQNIEERKKEWYEAQKQNEPEITPENVAYIISRWTGIPVTELKEEETARLLRMEDELKKKIAGQDEAIHIISQSIRRARAGLRDPKRPIGSFIFLGPSGVGKTELAKVLADFLFGNEDALVQIDMSEYMEKFAVSRLIGAPPGYVGYDEGGQLTERIRRKPYSVVLLDEIEKAHPDVFNILLQVLEDGHLTDNLGHTVDFRNTVLIMTSNVGAREIENKMQKVGFNKDNKTKNYNDMKYKLIQELKKTFRPEFLNRVDEVIVFRSLGKNELEKIIDLMISDVLKRLEEKKIKLVLSAESKGFLIKKGYDENLGARPLRRIIQQYIEDLLAGELLKGQIKEGDVVFLKQKDESIIFEKA, encoded by the coding sequence ATGTTTGATAAATTTACTGAACGGGCGAGAAAAGTGGTCATATTGGCCAGGGAAGAGGCCGGGAGGCTTAATCATGATTATATAGGTACTGAACATCTTCTTCTTGGGCTTATACGGGAAGGCCAGGGTGTCGGGGCAGTAATTTTGCAGAACCTGGGCGCCGATCTGGAAAATATTATTTTTATGATTGAAGAAATGGTAAAAACAGGCGGGGGGATACTGACCCTGGGAGAGATTCCATTTAGTTCGCGCGCAAAGAAGGTTCTGGAATTGGCTATCGAAGAAGCCCGCAGTTTTAATCATACTTATGTCGGGACAGAACATATTTTATTGGGGCTTATCAGAGAGGAAGAAAGCATAGCGGCAAAGGTGTTGGGCAAATTAGGAATCACCTTCCAGAAAGTGAGGGAGGAAATATTAAAACTGCTTAATGGAGGCCCGGCCTCCAATGTGAAACAGAAGGTAAAAAGCAAGACACCGGTCATTGACGAATTCTGCCGTGATCTGACAATGTTATCGCGTGAAAAAAAGCTTGACCCGGTTATCGGCCGCAAAAATGAGATAGACAGGGTCATCCAGATTTTAAGCCGCAGGATGAAAAATAACCCTATTTTAATCGGGGAAGCGGGTGTCGGAAAGACAGCGATTGTAGAAGGCCTGGCGCAGAGAATAGTAGAAAAAAATGTCCCGGAGATCTTGTTAAACAAACGTGTTTTAACATTGGATTTGCCGGGTATCGTGGCGGGTACGAAATACCGCGGGCAATTTGAAGAAAGAATGAAATCAATTATTAATGAGATACGCCACGCTAAAAATATTATTGTTTTTATTGATGAAATACACAGCCTGATAGGGGCCGGGGCGGCCGAGGGCGCTATTGACGCGTCAAATATGTTAAAACCGTCTCTCGCCAGGGGTGAGCTTCAATGTATAGGGGCGACAACATTAGATGAATATAGAAAATATATTGAAAAAGACGGCGCATTAGAACGGAGATTTCAATCTGTCCTGATTGAACCTACGAATATTGCCGAAACAATTGAAATCCTGAAAGGATTGCGTGAAAGATATGAAACTCATCATCATGTTAAAATCAGCAATGAAGCCATAATCGCCGCCGCGGAATTATCGGACAAATATGTTTCTGACAGGTTCCTGCCGGACAAGGCAATTGATCTTATTGATGAAGCAAGCGCGCGCGTTAAATTGCAGAAAATCAATTTACCGCCTGATTTGAAAGATTTTGAAAAGGAGATTAAATATATTCAAAAAGAAAAAGACAATGCCATAAAAGCGCAGGAATTTGAAAAGGCGGCAATGCTGAGGGATAAAGAATGGAGACAGAGGCAGAACATTGAAGAGAGAAAAAAGGAATGGTATGAGGCGCAAAAACAAAATGAACCGGAGATTACACCGGAAAATGTAGCGTATATTATTTCCCGCTGGACAGGTATTCCCGTGACAGAGCTTAAAGAAGAAGAAACTGCCAGGCTTCTGCGGATGGAAGATGAACTGAAAAAGAAAATTGCCGGGCAGGACGAGGCAATACATATTATATCACAATCTATTCGAAGGGCCCGGGCGGGGCTCAGGGACCCGAAAAGGCCCATTGGGTCATTTATTTTTCTGGGACCGAGCGGCGTGGGTAAAACGGAACTCGCGAAGGTGCTGGCGGATTTTTTATTCGGGAATGAAGACGCGCTGGTTCAAATCGATATGTCGGAATATATGGAAAAATTTGCCGTTTCACGCTTAATCGGGGCGCCGCCGGGATATGTCGGTTATGACGAAGGCGGCCAGTTAACTGAACGGATACGCCGCAAGCCTTACTCAGTCGTGCTTTTGGATGAAATAGAAAAGGCGCACCCTGATGTGTTTAACATACTTCTCCAGGTTCTGGAAGACGGGCACCTGACCGACAATCTTGGGCATACGGTAGATTTCAGGAACACGGTTTTGATAATGACTTCCAATGTGGGCGCGCGTGAAATTGAGAATAAGATGCAGAAAGTCGGTTTTAATAAAGATAATAAAACAAAAAATTATAATGATATGAAATATAAACTTATCCAGGAATTAAAAAAGACTTTTCGCCCTGAATTTTTGAACCGTGTTGATGAGGTCATTGTTTTTCGTTCCCTGGGGAAAAATGAATTGGAAAAGATAATAGACCTTATGATCAGCGATGTGCTGAAAAGGCTTGAAGAAAAAAAGATAAAATTGGTTCTTTCAGCGGAATCAAAAGGGTTTCTTATTAAAAAAGGATATGATGAAAATCTGGGGGCGCGCCCCCTGCGCCGCATTATCCAGCAATATATTGAAGACCTTTTGGCGGGTGAACTTCTAAAAGGCCAGATAAAAGAAGGAGATGTTGTTTTTCTTAAACAAAAAGATGAATCGATAATCTTTGAGAAAGCTTAA
- a CDS encoding protein arginine kinase, with protein sequence MQIIQKLIERTNSILNETSLLNNIVISSRIRLARNIEGIPFACNSDGDDRKKIFLLAKDIFESKEIIKDAIFMDLGDYTQIERLLLVERHLMSQEHSRGGENYGVVINDIETISVMINEEDHFRLQALHSGLQLYSTWKIIDAVDERLSKNINYAFSPLFGYLTSCPTNLGTGLRASVMLHLPALILTKQIDKIISSVSKMGVIIRGLYGEGSKVLGDLFQISNQGAFGFKEEDIIKKVEEIAKYIVDCEKTAREYLLNESSPAVKDKVWRAYGILKHCRTISSSEALSLLSFVRLGVDLKILSKINMDFGLINRMMLLIQPGHLQNMEKKRLDIKNRDILRADLIRKMLE encoded by the coding sequence ATGCAGATTATTCAGAAATTAATCGAAAGAACAAATAGTATATTAAATGAAACTAGTTTATTAAATAACATTGTTATCAGCTCCCGTATCCGTTTAGCGCGAAACATCGAAGGTATACCTTTTGCCTGTAATTCTGACGGGGATGACCGCAAAAAAATATTTTTACTCGCTAAAGACATATTTGAGTCAAAAGAGATTATTAAAGACGCGATTTTTATGGACCTTGGGGATTATACTCAAATCGAGAGGCTTTTGCTGGTCGAACGCCATTTAATGAGCCAGGAGCATTCGAGGGGCGGAGAAAATTATGGCGTGGTCATCAATGATATTGAAACAATCAGCGTTATGATTAATGAAGAAGACCATTTCAGGCTCCAGGCATTGCATTCCGGCCTGCAATTATATTCCACATGGAAAATAATCGATGCCGTGGATGAAAGACTAAGCAAAAATATAAATTACGCTTTTTCACCCCTGTTTGGATATTTAACATCCTGCCCGACAAATTTGGGGACCGGGTTAAGGGCATCTGTAATGCTGCACCTCCCTGCTTTAATTCTTACAAAACAGATCGATAAAATTATTTCATCTGTAAGCAAAATGGGGGTCATAATCCGGGGGTTGTATGGTGAAGGCAGCAAAGTACTGGGGGACTTGTTCCAGATTTCCAACCAGGGGGCCTTTGGTTTTAAAGAGGAAGATATTATTAAAAAGGTCGAAGAGATTGCCAAATATATTGTTGACTGTGAAAAAACAGCAAGGGAATATTTATTAAACGAATCAAGCCCCGCGGTAAAAGATAAAGTATGGCGGGCCTATGGGATTCTTAAACATTGCAGGACCATTTCATCATCTGAGGCATTGAGTTTATTGTCTTTTGTAAGATTAGGCGTGGATTTAAAAATTTTATCTAAAATTAATATGGATTTTGGCCTCATAAACCGTATGATGCTGTTAATCCAGCCGGGACACCTGCAAAATATGGAAAAGAAACGTTTGGATATTAAAAACCGTGATATATTGCGGGCTGATTTGATCAGAAAGATGCTGGAGTAG
- a CDS encoding branched-chain amino acid transaminase has product MQETKKIWMDGEFYDWKDANVHILTHTLHYGLGVFEGIRCYSTKKGTAVFRLKEHVRRLFESAHIMEMKIPFKEEEIFKAIVDTIKINELSSGYIRPLVYLGYGQMGLNPKNSPVRAAIAVWPWGKYLGEGQDGIRTMVSSYTRLHSNIFMTKAKVCGGYVNSILAKCEALNNGYDEAILLDPEGFVAEGTGENVFIIKNGKLKTPPMDNSLCGITRDTIFKITGGKYEIEEKRFSRDELYIADEVFLTGTAAEITAVKEVDHRKIGPGKTGPITKLIEEQFYNIVNGKNKKFENWLTYVK; this is encoded by the coding sequence ATGCAGGAAACTAAGAAGATTTGGATGGATGGAGAATTCTATGACTGGAAGGACGCTAATGTCCATATTTTAACGCACACGCTCCATTACGGGCTTGGTGTTTTTGAAGGAATAAGGTGCTATTCCACAAAAAAAGGGACAGCGGTTTTCAGGCTGAAAGAGCATGTCCGGCGTCTTTTCGAATCGGCGCATATTATGGAGATGAAAATTCCTTTTAAAGAGGAAGAGATATTCAAGGCCATAGTTGATACCATAAAAATCAATGAATTGTCATCAGGGTATATCAGGCCGCTGGTTTATCTTGGTTACGGGCAAATGGGGCTTAATCCCAAAAATTCTCCGGTCAGGGCCGCGATTGCAGTATGGCCGTGGGGAAAATATCTGGGTGAAGGGCAGGACGGCATAAGGACCATGGTTTCTTCATATACAAGATTGCATAGTAATATTTTTATGACTAAGGCAAAGGTCTGCGGCGGTTATGTCAACTCAATATTGGCAAAGTGCGAGGCGTTAAACAACGGGTATGACGAGGCCATCCTTTTGGATCCCGAAGGTTTTGTCGCGGAAGGGACAGGTGAAAATGTGTTTATTATTAAAAATGGAAAATTAAAAACCCCGCCCATGGATAATTCATTGTGCGGAATTACCCGTGATACTATTTTTAAAATAACCGGCGGCAAGTATGAAATAGAGGAAAAACGTTTCAGCCGCGACGAGTTATATATCGCGGATGAAGTGTTTTTAACCGGGACGGCGGCAGAAATCACTGCCGTTAAGGAAGTTGACCACCGTAAGATAGGGCCAGGGAAAACAGGGCCCATTACAAAATTGATTGAAGAGCAGTTTTATAATATAGTTAACGGGAAAAATAAAAAGTTTGAGAACTGGCTGACATATGTTAAATAA
- a CDS encoding ABC transporter ATP-binding protein — protein sequence MSDIILRVKDLVKYYYEGDKKLNVLNGLNLEVKAGEIIGVSGPSGSGKSTLLHLIGALDKPNSGELHFEGRNINDFSENTRARWRNEKIGFIFQFYNLLPEFTVLENIFLPALIYEKKTGRKNLEEKAFNLLESVHLEHKARSKPTELSGGEQQRAAIARALVNGPELILADEPTGSLDKENSDYILNLIKELNETKRKTFIIVTHNESLAKRFSRWVHLADGIIREEIHAGN from the coding sequence ATGAGTGATATAATATTAAGAGTCAAAGATTTGGTAAAGTATTATTATGAGGGGGACAAAAAACTCAATGTGTTGAACGGGTTAAATCTGGAGGTAAAGGCCGGTGAAATAATAGGCGTTTCCGGGCCGTCAGGTTCCGGGAAAAGCACTTTATTGCATCTAATTGGCGCTCTTGACAAACCAAACAGCGGTGAACTCCATTTTGAAGGCAGGAATATAAATGATTTTTCGGAAAATACGAGGGCCAGGTGGCGGAACGAAAAAATCGGGTTTATATTCCAGTTTTATAATTTACTGCCGGAATTTACCGTCCTGGAAAATATATTTTTACCGGCATTAATTTATGAAAAAAAAACCGGCAGGAAAAATTTAGAGGAAAAAGCCTTTAATCTCCTGGAATCAGTGCATTTAGAACATAAAGCGAGAAGTAAACCCACTGAGCTTTCAGGGGGGGAACAACAGCGTGCCGCCATCGCGAGGGCGCTGGTAAACGGCCCTGAGTTGATTCTCGCGGATGAGCCGACAGGGAGCCTTGATAAAGAAAACAGTGATTATATTTTAAATTTGATTAAGGAATTAAATGAAACTAAAAGGAAAACGTTCATTATAGTAACCCATAATGAATCATTGGCTAAAAGGTTTAGCAGGTGGGTTCATTTGGCAGATGGGATTATCAGGGAGGAAATACATGCAGGAAACTAA
- a CDS encoding lipoprotein-releasing ABC transporter permease subunit, whose protein sequence is MSFEWFVSFRYLITKRRQAFIPVITLISIFGVAVGVMALITVLAVMSGFEKDLTDKILGTNSHIVIYQQGEKGLQDYEKVLDMIKDEKRIVSSAPFIYGQSILQSKTNTVGVIIRGVEEERPEIVDSLGKNIKEGKLNFGEKGIILGSELAVKLGLSVGDKLIAITKVIMTPMGMMPQSNEFQVVGLFETGMYEYDASLAYVSLKSGQKLYGLENNAVTGIETRVSDFNKAEKISEDLREKLGYPYWVRSWGDMNRNFFSALRLEKIVMIIIMTLCVLVAAFNIISTLIMIVMEKTKDIGVLKSLGASSGNIRFIFIRLGLIIGLTGTLLGTAAGILLSKSLDNIIKFIEETFDIVLIPADVYYLDKLPTHLETGDVAFVSIMAVCICVMAALYPAHQASKLNPVEALRYE, encoded by the coding sequence ATGTCTTTTGAATGGTTTGTCAGTTTTCGTTATTTAATAACTAAACGCCGCCAGGCATTTATCCCGGTAATAACCTTGATTTCCATTTTTGGCGTGGCAGTGGGTGTAATGGCCCTGATTACGGTTTTAGCCGTAATGAGCGGTTTTGAAAAAGACCTGACAGATAAAATTCTTGGAACAAACAGCCATATCGTAATTTACCAGCAGGGTGAAAAGGGATTACAGGATTACGAAAAAGTTCTGGACATGATAAAAGATGAAAAGAGGATTGTGTCCAGCGCGCCTTTTATTTATGGACAGAGTATCCTTCAGTCAAAAACCAATACGGTCGGTGTTATCATAAGAGGGGTTGAAGAAGAAAGGCCTGAAATTGTTGATTCGTTAGGGAAAAATATTAAGGAGGGCAAGCTGAACTTTGGAGAAAAAGGGATTATCCTGGGAAGTGAATTGGCCGTAAAACTCGGATTGTCTGTCGGGGACAAATTGATAGCGATTACGAAGGTAATAATGACCCCGATGGGTATGATGCCTCAGTCTAATGAATTTCAGGTAGTTGGTTTGTTCGAAACGGGAATGTATGAGTATGACGCGAGTCTGGCATATGTTTCTCTCAAAAGCGGGCAGAAACTTTACGGCCTCGAAAACAACGCTGTAACAGGGATTGAAACAAGAGTTTCTGATTTTAACAAGGCGGAAAAAATAAGCGAAGATTTGCGGGAAAAGCTGGGTTATCCTTACTGGGTCCGAAGCTGGGGTGACATGAACCGCAATTTTTTCTCTGCGCTTCGCCTGGAGAAAATTGTTATGATTATTATAATGACTTTATGCGTCCTGGTTGCGGCTTTTAACATAATAAGCACCTTGATTATGATAGTAATGGAAAAAACAAAAGATATCGGGGTCCTGAAATCGCTTGGCGCAAGTTCAGGAAATATCCGGTTTATTTTTATCCGGCTGGGTCTGATTATCGGCCTCACCGGGACACTTTTGGGGACTGCCGCGGGAATATTGCTTTCAAAATCATTGGATAATATTATTAAATTTATCGAGGAGACATTCGATATAGTACTAATACCCGCTGATGTTTATTATCTGGACAAACTTCCCACACACCTGGAAACGGGAGACGTCGCCTTTGTATCCATTATGGCAGTTTGTATATGTGTTATGGCCGCGTTATACCCGGCGCACCAGGCATCGAAACTTAATCCTGTGGAAGCGTTAAGATATGAGTGA